Proteins found in one Erwinia sp. SLM-02 genomic segment:
- a CDS encoding sugar porter family MFS transporter produces the protein MEEKLARQNTAVQDQSSGKNIKRITLVSTIGGLCFGYDTGVISGALLFMNRDLGLSPAAEGFITSSLLFGAAFGSLFGGMLSDRQGRRKNLLWVAIIFIFGALATAVAWDVPSMLAARFILGLAVGCASVTVPVYIAELAPANQRERLVTVNELMIVTGQFLAYSVNAGIVNAYPELSHNWRIMLAIPAIPGVLLWFGMMMMPESPRFFLQRGKEKEARRVLSMVRQPEEVEKEIADIRQIIALDASGPSIREELSKKWVIKLILTGLMIVLATRVTGVNTIMYYAPSVLKSTGLGDAAAVTAAVANGLISIIATVLGMAIIGKIPRRKMFLSGQIAVTLVLVMIGLAFKLCFHYEEHNGVSILQGNFAGASYIILALMSLFLVFMQGWIAPVFWLMLSEIYPLRIRGLGMGIAVFGLFGFDFIIQSLFPIMLNAWGGGSTFGVFALCNVVMLVLLFKYLPETRGLSLEEIERKFRE, from the coding sequence ATGGAAGAAAAACTGGCTCGACAGAATACAGCCGTGCAGGATCAATCCTCCGGGAAAAATATAAAACGCATTACGCTGGTGTCGACGATTGGCGGTTTATGTTTTGGCTACGATACCGGGGTGATTTCCGGTGCCTTACTGTTTATGAACCGCGATCTGGGGCTTAGCCCGGCAGCGGAAGGGTTCATTACCTCTTCGCTGCTGTTCGGTGCGGCGTTTGGCTCGCTGTTCGGCGGCATGCTGTCCGACCGCCAGGGACGCAGGAAAAATCTGCTGTGGGTGGCGATTATCTTTATCTTCGGCGCGCTGGCAACGGCGGTGGCCTGGGACGTTCCCTCCATGCTGGCGGCGCGCTTTATTCTCGGGCTGGCCGTGGGCTGCGCCTCGGTGACCGTGCCGGTCTATATTGCTGAACTGGCCCCGGCCAACCAGCGAGAACGGCTGGTGACGGTTAACGAGCTGATGATCGTGACCGGCCAGTTCCTGGCCTACTCGGTGAACGCCGGGATCGTCAACGCGTATCCGGAACTGAGCCACAACTGGCGCATTATGCTGGCTATCCCGGCGATCCCCGGCGTGCTGCTGTGGTTCGGGATGATGATGATGCCGGAGTCACCGCGATTCTTCCTGCAGCGCGGCAAAGAGAAAGAGGCGCGCAGGGTGCTGTCGATGGTGCGCCAGCCGGAAGAGGTGGAGAAAGAGATTGCTGATATCCGCCAGATTATCGCGCTGGATGCCAGCGGGCCGAGTATTCGCGAGGAGCTGAGCAAGAAATGGGTGATTAAGCTGATCCTGACTGGCCTGATGATCGTGCTGGCGACGCGCGTTACCGGGGTTAATACCATCATGTATTACGCACCGAGCGTGCTGAAATCGACCGGACTGGGCGATGCCGCCGCCGTTACCGCCGCCGTTGCCAATGGGCTGATATCGATTATCGCCACCGTGCTGGGCATGGCGATTATCGGCAAAATTCCCCGGCGCAAAATGTTCCTCAGCGGCCAGATTGCCGTGACGCTGGTGCTGGTGATGATTGGCCTGGCGTTCAAACTCTGCTTCCACTACGAAGAACATAACGGGGTGAGCATACTGCAGGGTAACTTTGCCGGTGCCAGCTACATTATTCTGGCGCTGATGTCGCTGTTCCTGGTGTTTATGCAGGGCTGGATTGCGCCGGTATTCTGGCTGATGCTCTCGGAAATCTATCCGCTGCGGATACGCGGGCTGGGGATGGGCATTGCGGTATTTGGCCTGTTCGGCTTCGACTTTATTATCCAGTCGCTGTTCCCGATTATGCTCAACGCCTGGGGCGGCGGCTCAACCTTCGGCGTGTTTGCGCTGTGTAATGTGGTGATGCTGGTGCTGCTGTTTAAGTATTTGCCGGAAACGCGCGGGCTGTCGCTGGAAGAGATTGAGAGGAAGTTCAGGGAGTAG